Proteins encoded in a region of the Streptomyces sp. NBC_01471 genome:
- a CDS encoding DEAD/DEAH box helicase → MSTVKAPSLRLGFDVTRTRAVLRAREGLENDLASLAARFPAGGRRGPLLAEIDLDDFLVGISELGSWSADGVEWDEELAALVGSVLDDAAAAEYQLSGGFTPSGGVSPDDVGCLLGSEWISDLTDFQRRDITRLLDLRHGANFSVPGAGKTRVGLAVFSAMRNRGEARRLLVVSPKSAYESWQFENSVCFAEPLRFSVMGSTPDPSAEIMVVNYERLDRSLASLAGWLRAVPSMVILDEAHRMKLGARGVYGASCMALGPLGRRRLILTGTPAPNGARDLENLLSFVWPGHGRAVVTGAVAGGDLAYASQVLRPLFTRTTKAELGLPPFEPKIRYVELPALHREIYDALVGRYSARAAVVRDDFDALGKAMLRLLMAATSPALLVEGMSRYEPLSYQVPPLEIPQGDSLYGLMKDLPDYEWSPKYQEALSIIAGNAAQGRKTLVWTTFVRSITTMQRMFAAYRPAVVHGATPDREEELRRFREDPDCAVLISNPATLGEGISLHQVCHDAVYVDRDFMAGRFLQSLDRIHRLGLAPGTETNVTVLASVGTIDEIVALRLEEKLEFMGKILDDPSVQQLADLQEEAPVAGGMDMADIRALLKHIDGDR, encoded by the coding sequence GTGAGTACGGTCAAAGCGCCCTCTCTGCGCCTCGGGTTCGATGTGACCCGGACGAGGGCGGTTTTGCGTGCTCGTGAGGGACTTGAAAACGATCTGGCCTCGCTGGCCGCCCGCTTCCCTGCGGGAGGTCGGCGAGGTCCGCTTCTCGCTGAGATTGATCTGGACGACTTCCTCGTGGGTATTAGCGAGCTGGGTTCCTGGTCTGCGGATGGGGTTGAATGGGATGAAGAACTCGCTGCTCTCGTCGGCAGTGTGCTGGACGATGCGGCAGCTGCGGAATACCAGCTCAGCGGAGGATTTACCCCCTCAGGGGGCGTAAGTCCTGACGATGTGGGTTGCCTTTTGGGTAGCGAGTGGATTTCTGACCTCACTGATTTCCAGCGCCGTGATATCACACGGCTTCTAGACCTCCGCCACGGCGCTAATTTCAGTGTTCCCGGCGCGGGTAAAACTCGTGTGGGTCTGGCAGTTTTCTCCGCAATGAGAAATAGGGGAGAGGCTCGGCGTCTGCTCGTTGTATCTCCGAAGTCTGCTTATGAGTCATGGCAGTTCGAGAACAGTGTGTGTTTCGCAGAGCCACTCCGCTTCTCCGTTATGGGAAGCACGCCTGATCCGAGTGCTGAGATCATGGTTGTCAACTATGAGCGCCTGGATCGATCGCTGGCTTCCCTCGCCGGCTGGCTGCGAGCGGTCCCGTCCATGGTGATCCTGGACGAGGCCCACCGGATGAAACTTGGTGCACGCGGGGTCTACGGGGCTTCCTGCATGGCGCTCGGCCCGCTAGGCCGTCGCCGCCTCATCCTTACTGGTACTCCTGCGCCCAACGGTGCAAGGGATTTGGAGAATCTGCTCTCTTTCGTCTGGCCAGGCCATGGGCGGGCGGTTGTCACCGGTGCGGTAGCCGGAGGGGATCTCGCGTATGCCAGCCAGGTGTTGCGTCCGCTCTTCACCCGTACTACCAAGGCAGAACTTGGCCTGCCGCCCTTTGAGCCTAAGATCCGATATGTCGAGCTTCCTGCTCTGCACCGAGAGATCTACGATGCTCTCGTGGGAAGGTACTCGGCTCGCGCAGCGGTCGTGCGGGATGATTTTGACGCATTGGGTAAAGCGATGCTGCGACTGCTGATGGCGGCGACCAGCCCGGCTCTCCTTGTTGAGGGAATGAGCCGATACGAGCCCCTGAGTTACCAGGTGCCACCTCTGGAGATCCCGCAGGGTGATTCGCTCTATGGGTTGATGAAAGACCTCCCCGATTACGAGTGGTCTCCGAAATACCAGGAAGCGCTCAGTATTATCGCGGGTAACGCAGCCCAAGGCCGTAAGACACTGGTGTGGACAACATTCGTCCGCAGCATTACCACTATGCAGCGGATGTTCGCTGCGTATAGGCCGGCAGTCGTCCATGGTGCGACACCGGACAGGGAAGAGGAACTTCGCAGATTCCGAGAAGACCCGGATTGCGCGGTCTTGATCTCTAACCCTGCGACACTGGGTGAAGGCATCAGCCTCCATCAAGTCTGCCATGACGCTGTCTACGTGGACCGGGACTTCATGGCTGGGCGATTCCTGCAGAGCCTTGACCGAATCCACCGCCTCGGCCTCGCTCCGGGTACGGAAACCAACGTCACTGTTCTCGCCTCGGTCGGGACGATTGATGAGATCGTCGCGCTGAGGCTGGAGGAGAAGCTGGAATTCATGGGAAAGATTCTCGATGATCCGTCAGTGCAGCAACTAGCAGACCTGCAGGAGGAGGCTCCTGTAGCTGGAGGAATGGACATGGCGGACATTCGTGCTCTGTTGAAGCACATCGATGGCGATCGGTAG
- a CDS encoding protein NO VEIN domain-containing protein gives MDPESAFQIFLDAAERMRPGRVEAALAEVLAAGQVFGLGGDNPEAAVMTVSGKIDLERRVRTGEAGEAGLLQMLRQGGWSARQVSLEADGFGYDIAATDVAGGELHLEVKSTTAIRGYVVHLSRHEFHIMCADPSWRMIAVRLDGHDQVQDVATVSREWIAQAVPMDRDGGGRWESVRLVIPDCEVVPGISGLGPPGTCCDGARDLVGLLGS, from the coding sequence ATGGACCCGGAATCGGCGTTTCAGATCTTCCTGGATGCTGCCGAGCGCATGCGGCCCGGTCGCGTGGAGGCTGCGCTTGCTGAAGTACTGGCCGCCGGCCAGGTTTTCGGGCTTGGGGGCGACAATCCCGAGGCGGCAGTGATGACCGTGAGCGGCAAGATTGACCTGGAGAGGAGGGTGCGGACCGGTGAGGCTGGGGAGGCGGGGCTCTTACAGATGCTCAGGCAGGGGGGTTGGTCGGCGCGGCAGGTCTCGCTGGAGGCGGACGGCTTTGGCTATGACATCGCGGCCACTGACGTAGCCGGAGGAGAGCTACATCTTGAAGTGAAGTCCACAACGGCGATCAGGGGATACGTGGTCCACCTCTCCCGCCACGAGTTCCACATCATGTGTGCGGATCCGAGCTGGAGGATGATCGCTGTCCGGCTTGACGGTCACGATCAGGTTCAGGACGTCGCGACGGTAAGCCGCGAGTGGATCGCCCAGGCGGTTCCGATGGACAGGGACGGGGGTGGCCGCTGGGAATCCGTACGCCTTGTCATTCCGGACTGTGAAGTGGTCCCCGGTATCAGCGGCCTCGGCCCGCCCGGTACCTGTTGCGACGGGGCTCGTGACCTGGTGGGACTGCTGGGGAGTTGA
- a CDS encoding DNA cytosine methyltransferase, which produces MGTVGRQLTSIEICAGAGGQALGLHAAGFRHLALVEIDKHAAATLRHNVKLRPEWEWEKEHCLIHEGDVKGFDALEQVFAPEAPGVSERKPGKQYPMLKRGKLDLLAGGVPCPPFSAAGKQLGRDDERDLFPAMLDLVEDLNPRAVMIENVRGLVEPFEKFRYYRNHIKNRLRKAGYVICDWRVLHAESFGVPQLRPRAILVAIRKDSYRGFDWPAPHDQVVTVHEKLQSSMERRLGGLESELYEQWEKKSKSSPVAPTLVGGSKKHGGADLGPTRAKKAWGFLGVDGMGVANDEDKMVDPDRDLGVLGRGPKLTVAQAAIIQGFPEGKWEFTGGKTARYRQVGNAFPPPVAEAVGAKIREALLRKGPLVEDPTPDFEPEQDPSLVAPQLPLEESSPAVGDNA; this is translated from the coding sequence ATGGGTACCGTCGGCCGTCAACTGACCTCGATCGAGATTTGCGCGGGTGCTGGCGGACAAGCTCTCGGACTGCATGCGGCGGGTTTCCGGCACCTTGCGCTGGTCGAGATCGACAAGCACGCGGCTGCGACGCTCAGGCACAACGTCAAGCTTCGTCCTGAGTGGGAATGGGAGAAAGAGCACTGCCTGATCCACGAGGGAGACGTCAAGGGTTTCGACGCGCTTGAACAAGTTTTCGCTCCGGAAGCCCCGGGGGTCTCCGAGCGAAAGCCGGGAAAGCAGTATCCCATGCTCAAGCGGGGCAAGCTTGATCTCCTTGCGGGCGGTGTTCCCTGCCCCCCATTCTCTGCCGCAGGAAAACAGCTCGGTCGCGATGACGAGCGAGACCTTTTCCCGGCGATGCTGGACCTGGTGGAGGATCTCAACCCGCGTGCAGTGATGATTGAGAATGTGCGCGGTCTCGTGGAGCCATTTGAGAAGTTTCGGTACTACAGGAACCACATCAAGAATCGTCTTCGCAAAGCTGGTTATGTGATCTGCGATTGGCGAGTCCTCCATGCTGAGAGCTTCGGGGTTCCCCAACTTCGGCCCCGTGCGATTCTCGTGGCTATCCGGAAGGACTCGTACCGGGGGTTCGACTGGCCTGCACCACACGATCAAGTGGTAACAGTTCACGAGAAGCTCCAGTCCTCCATGGAGCGACGACTCGGCGGCTTGGAGTCGGAACTATATGAGCAGTGGGAAAAGAAGTCGAAGTCAAGTCCCGTCGCGCCCACCCTTGTCGGGGGATCAAAGAAGCATGGCGGTGCCGACCTCGGCCCGACGCGGGCCAAGAAAGCCTGGGGCTTCCTTGGTGTAGATGGCATGGGTGTAGCAAACGACGAGGACAAGATGGTGGACCCCGACCGGGACTTGGGGGTTTTGGGCCGCGGCCCAAAACTTACGGTAGCGCAGGCTGCCATCATCCAAGGGTTCCCCGAGGGGAAATGGGAGTTCACCGGGGGCAAGACAGCTCGTTACCGACAGGTGGGCAACGCATTTCCACCGCCAGTCGCTGAGGCGGTCGGAGCGAAAATCAGGGAAGCGTTGCTGCGCAAGGGCCCTCTGGTGGAGGACCCCACGCCCGATTTCGAGCCCGAACAGGACCCGTCACTCGTTGCCCCTCAACTTCCTCTTGAGGAGAGCTCTCCGGCGGTCGGCGACAACGCGTGA
- a CDS encoding very short patch repair endonuclease produces MPEDETWVPPEGSWASSAARRRNMQAIRSRDTKPEQLVRRLVHANGLRYRVAARPLPDLRRTADLVFRPAKVAVFIDGCYWHGCPEHYQAPRTNPGYWSEKVAGNMARDRDTDLRLNQAGWTVLRFWEHEPPEECAGTVSRVVADRRRALLKRKLRGNE; encoded by the coding sequence GTGCCAGAGGACGAGACCTGGGTACCGCCGGAAGGCTCGTGGGCATCCTCCGCCGCTCGGCGCAGAAACATGCAGGCGATCCGTAGCCGGGACACGAAGCCAGAGCAGTTGGTCAGGCGCTTGGTACACGCGAATGGACTGCGTTACCGGGTAGCCGCGCGGCCTCTGCCAGACCTCCGGCGGACGGCTGACCTCGTCTTCCGCCCTGCAAAAGTAGCGGTCTTCATCGACGGCTGCTACTGGCACGGGTGCCCTGAGCACTATCAGGCACCAAGGACGAATCCGGGCTACTGGTCAGAGAAGGTCGCGGGCAACATGGCCCGCGACCGGGACACCGATCTACGCCTCAATCAGGCAGGCTGGACCGTGCTCCGGTTTTGGGAGCACGAGCCGCCCGAAGAATGTGCTGGAACGGTCTCACGCGTTGTCGCCGACCGCCGGAGAGCTCTCCTCAAGAGGAAGTTGAGGGGCAACGAGTGA
- a CDS encoding class E sortase, with the protein MQQPRRDAIPVVVQWAASRGRTVLARGLWTGAEVTVTLGLIVLLFVVQQLWWTNREARQGAARQVQALERKWDGGRGSGSGAGDGDVTPATPSPAGPSPGPDSGPGTGAGPGGRSGSAAGRPAARGPVWDKAYAVIRIPRIGITAPIAQGVSKQNVLNKGYVGHYVQTAGPGQAGNFALAGHRNTHGEPFRYINRLRHGDTVTVETGSAVYTYVVDKSLPQTSARDSGVIAAVPRSTVKPQYGYSAPGYYLTLTTCTPEYTSRYRLAVWATLRSMRPR; encoded by the coding sequence GTGCAGCAGCCGAGGCGGGACGCGATTCCGGTAGTGGTGCAGTGGGCGGCCTCACGGGGCCGTACCGTCCTCGCGCGCGGGCTGTGGACCGGCGCCGAAGTGACCGTGACGCTCGGGCTGATCGTGCTGCTGTTCGTCGTGCAGCAGCTGTGGTGGACCAACCGCGAGGCCCGGCAGGGCGCCGCGCGTCAAGTGCAGGCGCTGGAGCGGAAGTGGGACGGCGGGCGGGGGAGCGGAAGCGGCGCGGGCGACGGGGATGTGACTCCCGCCACTCCGTCTCCTGCCGGTCCGTCGCCCGGTCCGGACAGCGGCCCCGGTACCGGTGCCGGTCCGGGTGGCCGGTCGGGCTCCGCGGCCGGCCGGCCGGCCGCGCGCGGGCCCGTCTGGGACAAGGCGTACGCGGTGATCCGGATCCCGCGTATCGGGATCACCGCGCCGATCGCGCAGGGAGTCAGCAAGCAGAATGTCCTCAACAAGGGTTATGTGGGGCATTACGTACAGACTGCCGGGCCCGGCCAGGCGGGGAACTTCGCGCTCGCCGGGCACCGCAACACCCATGGTGAGCCGTTCCGTTACATCAACCGGCTCCGGCACGGCGACACGGTCACCGTCGAGACCGGCAGCGCTGTCTACACGTACGTCGTCGACAAGAGCCTTCCGCAGACCTCCGCGCGCGACAGCGGGGTGATCGCCGCCGTGCCGCGCAGCACCGTCAAGCCGCAGTACGGGTACAGCGCGCCCGGCTACTACCTCACGCTGACCACCTGCACCCCCGAGTACACCTCCCGCTACCGGCTCGCCGTCTGGGCCACCCTGCGGTCCATGCGCCCCCGTTGA
- a CDS encoding DUF3311 domain-containing protein: protein MLRRRPQLLWLLVPFVLFLGAVPFVNRVRPVLLGLPFLFLWMIAATLLTPLAVWLTHRADHHRADRRADRPGGRR, encoded by the coding sequence GTGCTCAGACGTCGTCCTCAGCTGTTGTGGCTGCTTGTGCCCTTTGTGCTGTTCCTGGGGGCGGTGCCGTTCGTGAATCGCGTACGGCCCGTTCTGCTCGGACTGCCCTTCCTCTTCCTCTGGATGATCGCGGCGACGCTCCTCACGCCGCTCGCCGTCTGGCTCACCCACCGGGCGGACCACCATCGCGCGGACCGGCGCGCGGATCGGCCGGGTGGTCGCCGGTGA
- a CDS encoding sodium:solute symporter, with product MNAAVATSIFAVFMVATVVLGLVAVRGGRTGGLAEWSVGGRSLGPVFIWVLMAGEGYTSFSYLGAAGWGYNYGAPVLYVVAYMSCGYALGYVVGPTLWAYARRHGLVSITDMIAHRYGRPWLGAAVAVLATVFLLPYIQLQITGMGVVVSTISYGAISLNWAYFVAFAVTTGFVVISGLRGSAWVSVLKDALVIGTLAFLAFYVPLHYFDGYGDFLHRVVTEKGDWLTFPGHGGGGPGGSGLGQAWYVTTSLLNSLTVVIFPTTVAGYLGARSADVLRKNAVWLPAYNILLFVPMFLGLAALFVVPHLTGADSNLALFKLVVDSLPAWAVGVIGVAAALSSIVPMAIFMLVIGTMWGRSVLSLVPRWRERQKGASQCVVVVAGALALVLTYTAPNTLVRLSLISYEGMAQLLPMLLLGLVWRRLTLLGAGSGLVVGVGVVCAFVFSDHDPVWGVNAGIVALGANLVVALAVTYAGPRDRDPRPDGELLARDPIGPADGAVDGGGAGSGGGADVLA from the coding sequence GTGAACGCCGCTGTCGCCACCTCGATCTTCGCGGTCTTCATGGTCGCGACCGTCGTTCTCGGCCTGGTCGCCGTCCGCGGCGGCCGGACCGGCGGGCTCGCCGAGTGGTCCGTCGGCGGGCGCAGTCTCGGCCCGGTCTTCATCTGGGTCCTGATGGCCGGCGAGGGCTACACCAGCTTCAGCTATCTCGGCGCGGCCGGCTGGGGCTACAACTACGGGGCCCCGGTGCTCTACGTGGTCGCGTACATGTCCTGCGGCTACGCCCTCGGGTACGTGGTCGGGCCGACGCTCTGGGCGTACGCCAGGCGGCACGGCCTCGTCTCGATCACGGACATGATCGCGCACCGGTACGGCAGACCCTGGCTCGGTGCGGCGGTCGCCGTCCTCGCGACCGTCTTCCTGCTGCCGTACATCCAGCTCCAGATCACCGGCATGGGCGTCGTCGTCTCGACCATCTCGTACGGGGCGATCAGCCTCAACTGGGCCTATTTCGTGGCCTTCGCCGTCACCACCGGGTTCGTCGTGATCAGCGGACTCCGGGGGAGCGCCTGGGTCTCCGTCCTCAAGGACGCGCTCGTCATCGGCACCCTCGCCTTCCTCGCGTTCTACGTGCCGCTGCACTACTTCGACGGGTACGGGGACTTCCTGCACCGCGTCGTCACCGAGAAGGGCGACTGGCTGACCTTCCCCGGTCACGGGGGCGGCGGGCCGGGCGGCAGCGGGCTCGGCCAGGCCTGGTACGTGACGACCTCACTGCTCAACTCGCTGACCGTGGTGATCTTCCCGACCACCGTCGCCGGGTACCTCGGGGCGCGCAGCGCCGACGTGCTCCGCAAGAACGCGGTCTGGCTGCCCGCGTACAACATCCTGCTCTTCGTCCCGATGTTCCTCGGCCTGGCTGCCCTCTTCGTGGTGCCGCACCTGACCGGCGCCGACTCCAATCTGGCGCTCTTCAAGCTGGTGGTGGACTCGCTGCCCGCCTGGGCCGTCGGCGTCATCGGGGTCGCCGCGGCGCTCTCCTCGATCGTGCCGATGGCCATCTTCATGCTGGTCATCGGCACGATGTGGGGCCGCAGCGTGCTCTCTCTCGTACCGCGCTGGCGCGAGCGGCAGAAGGGCGCCTCGCAGTGTGTGGTCGTCGTCGCGGGAGCGCTGGCGCTGGTCCTGACGTACACCGCGCCCAACACACTGGTACGGCTGTCGCTCATCTCGTACGAGGGGATGGCGCAGCTCCTGCCGATGCTGCTGCTCGGGCTGGTGTGGCGGCGGCTGACGCTGCTCGGCGCGGGCAGTGGTCTGGTCGTCGGGGTGGGGGTGGTGTGCGCCTTCGTGTTCAGCGATCACGATCCGGTGTGGGGTGTGAACGCGGGCATCGTCGCGCTCGGCGCCAACCTCGTGGTGGCGCTGGCTGTGACGTACGCGGGGCCGCGCGACCGCGACCCACGGCCGGACGGGGAGCTGCTCGCCCGCGATCCGATCGGGCCCGCGGACGGTGCGGTTGACGGCGGTGGCGCCGGTAGCGGCGGGGGAGCGGACGTTCTCGCCTGA
- a CDS encoding DUF6412 domain-containing protein: MVARLMRLPRPIIALLFFLLAEALLVEGGTLSSAVALAATAAVGSALAACALITSRNAPAVPRTRIRTAIRDRERRTAFLPQRDPDASGRPRPRAPGRPVPTAA; encoded by the coding sequence ATGGTCGCTCGGCTCATGCGTCTGCCCCGGCCCATCATCGCGCTGCTCTTCTTCCTCCTCGCCGAGGCCCTGCTCGTCGAGGGCGGCACGCTCTCCTCCGCCGTCGCGCTCGCCGCCACCGCCGCGGTCGGGTCCGCGCTCGCCGCGTGTGCGCTCATCACCTCGCGCAACGCGCCGGCCGTGCCGCGCACCCGGATCCGTACGGCCATCCGCGACCGTGAGCGGCGTACGGCCTTCCTGCCGCAACGCGATCCCGACGCCTCGGGCAGGCCCAGGCCCCGAGCACCCGGCCGTCCCGTCCCGACGGCCGCGTAG
- a CDS encoding YidC/Oxa1 family membrane protein insertase, whose translation MFSSFFAAFASLVTHIADLLQPLFHGSATAAAIILFTACVRLAVHPLSRATARGQKARTKLAPRVAELRKKHAKDPQKMQKAIMELHAEEKISPLSGCLPSLLQMPAFFVTYHLFSSTHIGGSTNSLLGHTLLGSPLGGRLKDAIGHGGLFGEQGVVYLVLFVIVAAVATFNYGRTKRMMAAAPAPAAVEGPGAGAMGAMTKVMPLMSFATLLTVSYVPLAAALYVVTSTTWTAVERAFLYRDTLPAAAAVASPV comes from the coding sequence GTGTTCTCTTCCTTCTTCGCTGCCTTCGCCAGCCTGGTCACGCACATCGCCGACCTGCTCCAGCCGCTCTTCCACGGTTCGGCGACGGCCGCCGCGATCATCCTCTTCACCGCCTGCGTGCGACTCGCCGTGCACCCCCTCTCGCGGGCGACTGCCCGGGGCCAGAAGGCCCGCACCAAACTCGCCCCGCGCGTGGCCGAACTGCGCAAGAAGCACGCCAAGGACCCGCAGAAGATGCAGAAGGCCATCATGGAGCTGCATGCCGAGGAGAAGATCTCCCCGCTCAGCGGCTGCCTGCCGAGCCTTCTGCAGATGCCCGCGTTCTTCGTGACGTACCACCTCTTCTCCAGTACGCACATCGGCGGCTCGACCAACTCACTGCTCGGTCACACCCTCCTGGGCAGCCCCCTCGGCGGCCGGCTGAAGGACGCGATCGGGCACGGCGGGCTCTTCGGCGAGCAGGGCGTCGTCTACCTGGTGCTCTTCGTGATCGTCGCCGCCGTCGCCACGTTCAACTACGGCCGCACCAAGCGGATGATGGCCGCCGCTCCGGCCCCTGCCGCCGTCGAGGGGCCCGGCGCCGGAGCGATGGGCGCGATGACCAAGGTGATGCCGCTGATGTCGTTCGCGACGCTCCTCACGGTGTCCTACGTGCCGCTCGCCGCCGCCCTGTACGTCGTCACCAGCACCACCTGGACCGCCGTCGAGCGCGCCTTCCTCTACCGGGACACGCTGCCCGCCGCGGCGGCCGTCGCCAGCCCCGTCTAG
- a CDS encoding fumarylacetoacetate hydrolase family protein, which translates to MKLLRVGTAGAERPALLDADGTLRDLSALVTDIDGTLLADEAALDRIRAAAAARVLPALDGEAPRIGPPVGRIGKIVCIGLNYHDHATETGADIPAEPIVFMKAPDTVVGPDDTVLVPRGSEKTDWEVELAVVIGRTARYLGSAEEALGHVAGYTVAHDVSERAFQIERGGQWDKGKNCETFNPLGPWLVTADEVADPQALPLKLWVNGELKQDGTTADQIFPVGEVVRYLSQFMTLYPGDVINTGTPAGVAMGQPDPKPYLRAGDVVELEIEGLGRQRQPLKDA; encoded by the coding sequence ATGAAGCTGCTGCGTGTCGGAACGGCCGGGGCCGAGCGCCCCGCACTGCTCGACGCCGACGGAACCCTCCGTGACCTCTCCGCGCTGGTCACGGACATCGACGGCACACTGCTCGCCGACGAGGCGGCACTCGACCGGATACGGGCCGCCGCGGCTGCCCGGGTGCTGCCCGCCCTCGACGGCGAGGCGCCGCGCATCGGGCCGCCGGTCGGCCGGATCGGCAAGATCGTCTGTATTGGGCTGAACTACCACGACCACGCCACGGAGACCGGCGCGGACATCCCCGCCGAACCGATCGTCTTCATGAAGGCGCCGGACACCGTCGTCGGCCCCGACGACACCGTGCTCGTACCGCGCGGCAGCGAGAAGACCGACTGGGAGGTCGAGCTGGCCGTCGTCATCGGGCGTACGGCCCGCTACCTCGGGTCGGCGGAGGAGGCGCTCGGCCACGTCGCCGGGTACACGGTCGCGCACGACGTGTCGGAGCGTGCCTTCCAGATCGAGCGCGGCGGCCAGTGGGACAAGGGCAAGAACTGCGAGACGTTCAACCCGCTCGGCCCCTGGCTGGTCACCGCCGACGAGGTGGCCGACCCGCAGGCGCTCCCGCTGAAGCTCTGGGTGAACGGTGAGCTGAAGCAGGACGGCACGACCGCCGACCAGATCTTCCCGGTCGGCGAGGTGGTGCGGTACCTGAGCCAGTTCATGACGCTGTACCCGGGCGATGTCATCAACACCGGTACGCCTGCCGGGGTGGCGATGGGACAGCCCGACCCCAAGCCGTACCTGCGGGCGGGGGACGTCGTGGAGCTGGAGATCGAAGGGCTCGGACGGCAGCGCCAGCCGCTCAAGGACGCGTAG
- a CDS encoding TetR/AcrR family transcriptional regulator, which yields MTSTGAGGKAAAAPRRARTDKAASISYAACEVFGRDGYSRASIDTIAAEAGASTRTLYNHFPGGKEELFRTVVQWSSGQMRDAQLALLARYLEVDRLPRAADLERDLLALARALVGLMAEFRDHFSLVRHIYAEAGHVPAEVLDAWQEAGPRAVNRQFAVAMAALDAAELIDVRGDPALAAAHFMALTSTDIVHRSYWGISPLPPEETDRITAVGVQVFLRAYGR from the coding sequence ATGACCAGCACGGGTGCAGGCGGGAAGGCGGCGGCCGCGCCGCGCCGGGCCAGGACCGACAAGGCGGCGTCGATCTCGTACGCCGCCTGTGAGGTGTTCGGGCGGGACGGCTACTCGCGCGCGAGCATCGACACGATCGCCGCCGAGGCCGGCGCCTCCACCCGCACCCTCTACAACCACTTCCCCGGCGGGAAGGAAGAGCTCTTCCGTACGGTGGTGCAGTGGAGCTCCGGACAGATGCGGGACGCCCAACTGGCCCTGCTGGCACGGTATCTGGAGGTGGACCGGCTGCCACGCGCGGCGGACCTGGAGCGGGATCTGCTCGCTCTCGCCCGTGCCCTGGTCGGCCTGATGGCGGAGTTCCGCGACCACTTCTCGCTGGTGCGGCACATCTACGCGGAGGCCGGACACGTCCCCGCCGAGGTCCTGGACGCCTGGCAGGAGGCGGGGCCGCGCGCGGTGAACCGGCAGTTCGCCGTCGCGATGGCCGCGCTGGACGCGGCGGAGCTGATCGACGTGCGCGGCGACCCGGCCCTGGCCGCCGCGCACTTCATGGCGCTGACGTCGACCGACATTGTGCACCGGTCGTACTGGGGCATCAGCCCGCTGCCCCCGGAGGAGACCGACCGGATCACGGCGGTCGGGGTGCAGGTCTTCCTGCGGGCGTACGGCCGCTGA
- a CDS encoding heme-degrading domain-containing protein has product MSADRPALPGVAELEEQERRLVLRQFGPDDAWALGTLLTGLARERGAPVAIDIRHGAQQLFHCALPGASADNDAWIERKRRVVERYAASSLLVGARFRAKGTTFDDASRLDPDRYAAHGGSFPLTVAGTGVVGTVTVSGLPQAEDHALVVEALTRFLAAG; this is encoded by the coding sequence GTGAGCGCCGACCGCCCCGCGCTGCCCGGGGTCGCGGAGCTGGAGGAGCAGGAACGCCGGCTGGTTCTGCGGCAGTTCGGCCCGGACGACGCATGGGCGCTCGGCACCCTGCTGACCGGACTCGCCCGGGAGCGCGGCGCGCCGGTGGCGATCGACATCCGGCACGGCGCGCAGCAGCTGTTCCACTGCGCGCTGCCAGGGGCGAGCGCCGACAACGACGCCTGGATCGAACGCAAGCGCCGGGTCGTGGAACGGTACGCGGCGAGTTCCCTGCTGGTCGGCGCCCGGTTCCGCGCCAAGGGGACGACGTTCGACGACGCGTCCCGGCTGGACCCGGACCGGTACGCGGCGCACGGCGGTTCGTTCCCGCTGACGGTCGCGGGCACCGGCGTGGTCGGTACGGTCACGGTCTCGGGCCTGCCGCAGGCCGAGGACCACGCCCTGGTCGTGGAGGCACTGACCCGCTTCCTCGCGGCCGGCTGA